From one Euwallacea fornicatus isolate EFF26 chromosome 4, ASM4011564v1, whole genome shotgun sequence genomic stretch:
- the LOC136351028 gene encoding serine/threonine-protein kinase RIO3, which translates to MSCPWANIKQPESMNFADIMSEELARDLQAKAEAKAYEDINDNKHEHVDVGKESEANALITISSQEAVEIIPDEVLKAITNETMESDAMIAQLLQLQFDKEYNESLKRSEQKFNGSSKVSISFKNFKRLPEPYDFESDEEEEIEDIRDRKDWDRFDSLLRDLTSMPICGYKVNKNGELITKHDLVNNGRKNACKLLSFPPEFRTGDGEDFDLKLSNKVFNTLKAHSKKEQVRKHKLNDKKLDIAINEFGIDAQTRICLFKMIDSRLLEIVDGLISIGKEAVLLHAQTCSEYPYAKEPLPPECAIKVFRTILTDFKRRDRYIKDDHRFKDRIGNQTSKKVIHIWAEKEMVNLARLKKAGIPCPKVLTLQKHILVMTFIGKNNIRAPKLKEAHMSEAELKLAYDQVVSAMKTLYTKANLIHADLSEYNILWYDDLCYFIDVSQSVEPSHENAFHFLHRDCCNVINFFNRMAVPNILTADDLFEYIVGCPFADQINLLALQKTTKMKPHLMNMPGVESSFAFDTAWEQSQQQSVLHKQLNTRSDEDQCMDLKG; encoded by the exons ATGTCTTGTCCGTGGGCAAATATTAAGCAGCCAGAATCTATGAATTTTGCTGATATTATGTCTGAAGAGTTAGCTAGGGATTTGCAGGCAAAAGCTGAGGCAAAAGCATATGAGGACATCAATGACAACAAGCATGAACATGTTG ATGTTGGTAAAGAGTCTGAAGCCAATGCACTCATCACAATAAGCAGCCAAGAGGCAGTTGAGATAATCCCAGATGAAGTGCTTAAGGCAATTACAAACGAGACAATGGAAAGTGATGCCATGATAGCACAATTGCTTCAGTTGCAGTTTGATAAAGAATAtaatgaaagtttgaaaaggtcAGAACAGAAGTTTAATGGTTCCTCAAAAGTTTCgatatcatttaaaaactttaaaaggtTACCAGAACCTTATG attttgaGAGTGATGAAGAAGAGGAAATTGAGGACATACGTGACAGAAAAGATTGGGATAGATTTGACAGCCTATTGAGGGACTTAACTTCCATGCCTATTTGCGGATATAAG GTCAATAAAAATGGCGAACTAATTACTAAACATGATTTAGTTAACAACGGCAGAAAAAACGCCTGTAAGCTTTTGTCTTTTCCCCCAGAATTCCGCACTGGTGACGGAGAAGATTTCGATTTAAAGCTTTccaacaaagtttttaatac TTTGAAGGCTCATTCAAAAAAAGAGCAAGTGCGCAAACATAAACTTAACGACAAGAAGCTAGACATTGCCATCAACGAATTTGGAATCGATGCACAAACtcgtatttgtttatttaaaatgattgaCTCTCGCTTGTTGGAAATAGTTGACGGTCTTATTAGCATAG gaaagGAAGCGGTTTTATTACATGCCCAGACCTGTTCCGAATATCCATATGCCAAAGAGCCGTTACCACCCGAGTGCGCCATAAAAGTATTTAGAACTATATTAACGGATTTTAAACGCAGGGATAGATATATTAAAGACGATCATAGATTTAAAGATCGAATTG GAAACCAAACATCCAAAAAAGTAATTCATATCTGGGCAGAAAAGGAGATGGTTAATTTAGCAAGACTTAAAAAAGCAGGAATACCATGCCCAAAAGTGTTAACCTTGCAGAAACATATACTTGTTATGACGTTCATCGGAAAGAACAACATTCGAGCACCCAAACTCAAAGAGGCTCATATGAGCGAAGCAGAACTTAAGCTCGCTTATGACCAG GTGGTGAGCGCAATgaaaaccctgtatacaaaggCCAATCTTATACATGCCGACCTCTCTGAATACAATATATTATGGTATGATGATTTATGTTACTTTATTGATGTGAGCCAGTCAGTCGAACCCAGTCATGAGAATGCGTTCCATTTCCTGCACAGGGACTGTTGCAATGTTATTAAC tttttcaacaGAATGGCAGTTCCCAATATCCTAACAGCTGACGACCTCTTCGAATATATTGTCGGTTGTCCGTTCGCTGACCAAATTAATCTCTTGGCCCTTCAAAAAACTACCAAAATGAAACCTCATCTCATGAACATGCCAGGTGTAGAGTCATCATTTGCTTTCGACACCGCTTGGGAACAATCACAGCAACAAAGTGTTTTACATAAACAACTCAACACCAGATCTGATGAGGATCAATGCATGGATTTAAAAGGTTAA
- the Faf2 gene encoding FAS-associated factor 2, with amino-acid sequence MDYSNENGALGLTTQQTDKVLQFQDLTGIEDITICRDVLQRHQWNLEVAVQEQLNIREGRPSVYATESRPPAVVNDLLGQLIYTAPPTDGSQSGFKRYFRALFGFMWNVCYSTIITVLQITRRLLGLEYRPRIEALQEVMEFIQLYEEKYGCNHPVFYQGTFSQVLNDAKRELRFLAVYLHDPESNNCDSFCQNTLSNFEIIRYINSNFLFWACSSKSDEGRRTMNAIRCGQFPFMALLVLKDNRLTTVGRLEGYSSPDLLLQRLRTVVNEFEGILIQARADRVEQSINRSIRQHQDEAFLESLKADQLKERLKEEQRKAEQAERIRQEQAAKEEEERKEALQREKIESVDKVPLEPDALHPDAVHVVFKLPSGIRLERRFLKNHSLEHVFYFVFCHPHSPDAFEITTNFPKRVLKCQPSHEADRVQTLEQAGLKNREVLFINDLDA; translated from the exons ATGGATTATTCTAATGAAAATGGTGCACTGGGATTAACAACCCAACAAACTGATAAAGTTTTGCAGTTTCAGGACCTCACAG GTATTGAAGATATCACCATATGTAGAGACGTTCTCCAGCGCCATCAATGGAATCTGGAAGTAGCTGTTCAAGAACAACTGAATATTCGTGAGGGAAGGCCGTCAGTATATGCCACAGAATCTAGACCACCTGCAGTGGTCAACGATTTATTGGGACAATTGATATACACCGCTCCACCTACTGATGGCTCTCAATCAGGATTTAAGAGATATTTTAGAGCATTATTTGGATTTATGTGGAATGTATGTTATAGCACTATTATAACAGTCTTACAGATAACCAGACGACTTTTGG gTCTTGAATATAGACCAAGAATAGAAGCCCTGCAGGAAGTAATGGAATTTATTCAGTTATATGAAGAGAAGTATGGATGTAATCATCCTGTATTTTATCAAGGCACATTTTCCCAG GTGTTAAATGATGCCAAAAGGGAACTTCGGTTTTTGGCAGTTTATTTGCACGATCCTGAGTCAAATAATTGTGACTCATTTTGTCAGAACACAttgtcgaattttgaaataattcggtatattaatagtaatttcttattttgggCATGTTCGTCCAAGTCGGATGAAGGCAGGCGAACAATGAACGCTATTAGATGTGGACAGTTTCCTTTTATGGCTTTGTTGGTATTAAAAGATAATAG aTTAACGACAGTGGGAAGACTAGAGGGATATTCAAGTCCCGATTTGTTACTTCAGAGGCTGCGTACAGTCGTCAACGAATTTGAAGGTATTCTTATTCAAGCAAGAGCTGACAGGGTAGAGCAAAGCATAAATAG GTCTATTCGTCAACATCAGGATGAGgcatttttggaaagtctAAAAGCAGACCAATTGAAAGAAAGACTGAAAGAAGAGCAGAGGAAAGCTGAACAAGCAGAGCGCATAAGGCAGGAGCAG GCAGctaaagaagaagaagaaagaaaagagGCATTACAAAGAGAAAAGATCGAATCAGTAGATAAAGTGCCACTAGAGCCCGACGCATTACATCCGGACGCTGTACATGTGGTTTTTAAGTTACCTTCAGGAATTCGATTAGAGAGGaggtttttaaaaaaccattCCTTAGAG CATGTTTTCTATTTTGTCTTCTGTCATCCTCATTCGCCAGATGCCTTTGAAATTACCACAAATTTCCCGAAACGAGTCCTGAAGTGTCAACCATCTCACGAAGCAGATCGAGTGCAGACTTTAGAGCAGGCTGGACTTAAAAACCGCGAAGTACTTTTTATCAACGATTTAGATGCATAG
- the LOC136351033 gene encoding U5 small nuclear ribonucleoprotein 40 kDa protein, whose protein sequence is MVMESKRKADDSALVPVQKKARNEVVSSKTKQITQLQPAPARTSNLFAPIMVCEGHEGELFTIDFHPEGQYFATSGFDRKIFLWSVYGECENLSVLTGHTGAVMELRFTTDGANIITASTDYTLGLWDVVTGQRIKKYKGHTTFVNCAQPSRRGPQLIVSGGDDSTVRIWDQRKKQSVSILNSMYQTTSVCFNDTAENVFSGGIDNDIKVWDIRKKEITYTMKGHTDTITGLALSADGSYLLSNSMDNTLRIWDVRPYAPAERCVKVFSGHQHNFEKNLLRCAWSPDGNKVSGGSADRFVYIWDTTSRRIIYKLPGHTGCVNSVAFHPNEPIVASVGSDKLAYIGEID, encoded by the exons ATGGTTATGGAGAGCAAACGGAAAGCGGACGATTCTGCCTTGGTACCCGTGCAAAAGAAGGCTAGGAATGAAGTGGTTTCATCTAAGACTAAACAGATAACTCAGCTGCAACCA GCACCAGCTCGTACATCAAATCTTTTTGCACCAATCATGGTATGTGAAGGTCATGAAGGTGAACTATTTACTATTGACTTCCACCCAGAGGGTCAATATTTTGCCACTTCAGGGTTTGACAGGAAGAttt TCTTATGGAGTGTATATGGCGAATGTGAAAATCTATCAGTTCTAACAGGACACACTGGGGCAGTAATGGAACTTCGTTTTACTACTGATGGAGCCAATATAATTACTGCTTCCACTGATTATACTTTGGGCCTCTGGGATGTGGTTACTGGtcagagaattaaaaaatataaag GTCATACCACGTTTGTTAATTGCGCGCAACCTTCGAGAAGAGGACCACAATTAATAGTATCGGGAGGCGATGACAGTACTGTAAGAATCTGGGATCAAAGGAAGAAACAGAGTGTTAGCATTTTAAACAGTATGTATCAAACCACTTCTGTTTGCTTCAATGACACGGCAGAAAATGTGTTCAGCGGAGGGATTGATAATGATATAAAG GTTTGggatattcgaaaaaaagaaataacttACACCATGAAAGGACACACTGATACAATAACAGGCCTTGCCTTGAGTGCAGATGGTTCATACCTATTAAGTAATTCTATGGATAACACCCTAAGAATATGGGATGTTCGACCTTATGCCCCGGCGGAAAGATGCGTTAAAGTGTTCAGCGGACATCAAcacaatttcgaaaaaaatcttctaCGATGTGCCTGGTCTCCTGACGGTAATAAG GTGAGTGGAGGTTCCGCTGATAGATTCGTTTACATTTGGGACACGACATCTAGAAggataatttacaaattaccCGGCCATACAGGATGTGTCAATAGTGTAGCGTTTCACCCAAACGAACCCATCGTCGCATCTGTAGGTAGTGACAAATTAGCTTATATCGGCGAAATAGACTAA
- the Trm1 gene encoding tRNA (guanine(26)-N(2))-dimethyltransferase isoform X1 has translation MKGAKTIYSLILKFLKNSSMSEIKTSEPIQEITEGLARVQAAGSVFYNPVQEFNRDLSIAIISAYSKQQHAEKAVLNKTQSNEARKSGNKYEDGISILEALSATGLRSIRYAKEIPGVKNIIANDISAVAVANINNNIRLNKVDHLVTASQCDATMLMYQHRREDRFDVIDLDPYGCPSIFLDSAVQSIKNGGLLLVTATDMAVLAGNSPETCYVKYGAVSLKIKSCHEMALRILLQCIEAHANRYSRYIVPILSLSADFYIRVFVRVYTGAHKCKYTTSKLSHVYHCTGCDSFVLHPLGIIKQNEKNEKLVKFSVPTGPPVLNKCEHCGSSYHIGGPIWSAPLHSTEFVKEVLNSIDPRLNTYKRIQGVLSVILEELVDVPLYYILDRLSGTIKVETPSMSVLRSAILNAGYKVSCTHMNKISVKTNAPAKVVWDIMRSWEKLHPASKKTIAGNNVACTILQQTPDREYSFQLHPEANPQSKVKGLLRYQINPLPFWGPGTRSQTMLGDQKMSKSHKNQGKRKRTCSDSNVVD, from the exons ATGAAAGGGGCCAAAACTatatattctttaattttaaaattcttgaaaaactcAA GTATgagtgaaataaaaacaagtgAACCCATCCAGGAAATAACAGAAGGACTTGCCAGGGTACAAGCAGCTGGCAGTGTATTTTATAACCCTGTACAGGAATTTAACAGAGATTTAAG TATTGCAATTATATCTGCGTACAGCAAACAGCAACATGCAGAAAAGGCTGTGCTTAATAAGACTCAAAGCAATGAAGCAAGAAAATCTGGGAATAAATATGAAGATGGCATCTCAATATTAGAAGCTTTATCTGCAACTGGCCTTCGAAGTATCCGTTATGCTAAAGAAATACCAGgcgtgaaaaatattattgctaATGATATATCTGCCGTAGCTGTAgcaaatatcaataataatattcGACTAAATAAAGTTGATCATTTGGTTACTGCAAGTCAATGTGATGCAAC gaTGCTCATGTACCAACATAGACGAGAAGACCGTTTTGATGTAATTGATCTAGATCCTTATGGTTGTCCTTCCATTTTCTTAGATTCTGCAGTTCAATCGATTAAGAATGGGGGGCTGCTTTTAGTTACAGCAACAGATATGGCAGTTCTGGCTGGAAATAGCCCCGAAACGTGTTACGTCAAATATGGTGCAGTATCGCTTAAAATCAAGTCCTGCCACGAAATGGCTCTGCGAATATTGCTGCAGTGCATTGAGGCTCACGCTAATAGATACAGTCGTTATATAGTGCCGATTTTATCTCTTTCGGCAGATTTTTACATTAGAGTTTTTGTCAGAGTTTACACTGGTGCACACAAGTGCAAATATACTACGAG CAAATTATCCCATGTATACCATTGTACTGGGTGCGATAGTTTTGTTTTACATCCCTTGGggattattaaacaaaatgagaaaaatgaaaagttagtCAAGTTTTCTGTTCCTACTGGTCCACCTGTTTTAAACAAATGCGAGCATTGCGGAAGTTCTTATCAC ataGGTGGGCCTATATGGTCCGCTCCCCTCCATTCAACGGAGTTCGtaaaagaagttttaaattcGATTGACCCAAGGCTAAATACGTATAAAAGAATCCAGGGTGTGTTAAGCGTTATATTGGAAGAACTAGTTGATGTGCCACTATATTACATCTTAGATCGGTTATCTGGCACAATAAAAGTAGAAACGCCGTCAATGTCAGTTTTAAG ATCAGCAATTCTAAATGCTGGTTATAAAGTATCCTGCACacatatgaataaaatttcagtGAAAACGAATGCTCCCGCTAAAGTAGTGTGGGATATAATGAGATCTTGGGAGAAACTGCACCCCGCATCAAAAAAAACTATTGCAGGCAATAATGTTGCTTGCACAATATTGCAACAGACTCCGGATAGGGAATACTCCTTCCAGCTCCATCCTGAAGCTAATCCGCAGTCAAAGGTAAAAGGGCTTCTTAGGTATCAGATAAATCCGCTACCATTTTGGGGTCCAGGTACACGCTCTCAAACCAT
- the Trm1 gene encoding tRNA (guanine(26)-N(2))-dimethyltransferase isoform X2, giving the protein MSEIKTSEPIQEITEGLARVQAAGSVFYNPVQEFNRDLSIAIISAYSKQQHAEKAVLNKTQSNEARKSGNKYEDGISILEALSATGLRSIRYAKEIPGVKNIIANDISAVAVANINNNIRLNKVDHLVTASQCDATMLMYQHRREDRFDVIDLDPYGCPSIFLDSAVQSIKNGGLLLVTATDMAVLAGNSPETCYVKYGAVSLKIKSCHEMALRILLQCIEAHANRYSRYIVPILSLSADFYIRVFVRVYTGAHKCKYTTSKLSHVYHCTGCDSFVLHPLGIIKQNEKNEKLVKFSVPTGPPVLNKCEHCGSSYHIGGPIWSAPLHSTEFVKEVLNSIDPRLNTYKRIQGVLSVILEELVDVPLYYILDRLSGTIKVETPSMSVLRSAILNAGYKVSCTHMNKISVKTNAPAKVVWDIMRSWEKLHPASKKTIAGNNVACTILQQTPDREYSFQLHPEANPQSKVKGLLRYQINPLPFWGPGTRSQTMLGDQKMSKSHKNQGKRKRTCSDSNVVD; this is encoded by the exons ATgagtgaaataaaaacaagtgAACCCATCCAGGAAATAACAGAAGGACTTGCCAGGGTACAAGCAGCTGGCAGTGTATTTTATAACCCTGTACAGGAATTTAACAGAGATTTAAG TATTGCAATTATATCTGCGTACAGCAAACAGCAACATGCAGAAAAGGCTGTGCTTAATAAGACTCAAAGCAATGAAGCAAGAAAATCTGGGAATAAATATGAAGATGGCATCTCAATATTAGAAGCTTTATCTGCAACTGGCCTTCGAAGTATCCGTTATGCTAAAGAAATACCAGgcgtgaaaaatattattgctaATGATATATCTGCCGTAGCTGTAgcaaatatcaataataatattcGACTAAATAAAGTTGATCATTTGGTTACTGCAAGTCAATGTGATGCAAC gaTGCTCATGTACCAACATAGACGAGAAGACCGTTTTGATGTAATTGATCTAGATCCTTATGGTTGTCCTTCCATTTTCTTAGATTCTGCAGTTCAATCGATTAAGAATGGGGGGCTGCTTTTAGTTACAGCAACAGATATGGCAGTTCTGGCTGGAAATAGCCCCGAAACGTGTTACGTCAAATATGGTGCAGTATCGCTTAAAATCAAGTCCTGCCACGAAATGGCTCTGCGAATATTGCTGCAGTGCATTGAGGCTCACGCTAATAGATACAGTCGTTATATAGTGCCGATTTTATCTCTTTCGGCAGATTTTTACATTAGAGTTTTTGTCAGAGTTTACACTGGTGCACACAAGTGCAAATATACTACGAG CAAATTATCCCATGTATACCATTGTACTGGGTGCGATAGTTTTGTTTTACATCCCTTGGggattattaaacaaaatgagaaaaatgaaaagttagtCAAGTTTTCTGTTCCTACTGGTCCACCTGTTTTAAACAAATGCGAGCATTGCGGAAGTTCTTATCAC ataGGTGGGCCTATATGGTCCGCTCCCCTCCATTCAACGGAGTTCGtaaaagaagttttaaattcGATTGACCCAAGGCTAAATACGTATAAAAGAATCCAGGGTGTGTTAAGCGTTATATTGGAAGAACTAGTTGATGTGCCACTATATTACATCTTAGATCGGTTATCTGGCACAATAAAAGTAGAAACGCCGTCAATGTCAGTTTTAAG ATCAGCAATTCTAAATGCTGGTTATAAAGTATCCTGCACacatatgaataaaatttcagtGAAAACGAATGCTCCCGCTAAAGTAGTGTGGGATATAATGAGATCTTGGGAGAAACTGCACCCCGCATCAAAAAAAACTATTGCAGGCAATAATGTTGCTTGCACAATATTGCAACAGACTCCGGATAGGGAATACTCCTTCCAGCTCCATCCTGAAGCTAATCCGCAGTCAAAGGTAAAAGGGCTTCTTAGGTATCAGATAAATCCGCTACCATTTTGGGGTCCAGGTACACGCTCTCAAACCAT